A region from the Kribbella shirazensis genome encodes:
- a CDS encoding N-acetylmannosamine-6-phosphate 2-epimerase: MNDVLQAVRGRLVVSCQAYPGEAMNSPDVMRAVALAVVGGGAAGVRVQGIEDVTAIRAAVDVPVIGLWKDGNDEVFITPTLEHALAVAEAGADVVALDGTQRPRPDGRGLAEVVAAVQDRTGKLVMADCSTFEEGVAAAAAGADLIGTTLSGYTSYTSTVDGPDLELVARLAAAIDKPVVAEGRIRTPDQAAAAIAAGAWSVVVGTAITHPGAITGWFTERLGRL, translated from the coding sequence ATGAACGACGTGCTGCAGGCGGTGCGAGGGCGGTTGGTGGTTTCTTGTCAGGCGTATCCGGGGGAGGCGATGAACAGCCCGGACGTCATGCGGGCGGTGGCTCTGGCTGTGGTCGGGGGTGGGGCGGCGGGGGTTCGGGTGCAGGGGATCGAGGACGTTACGGCGATCCGGGCTGCCGTTGACGTGCCGGTGATCGGGCTGTGGAAGGACGGGAACGACGAGGTGTTCATCACGCCGACCCTCGAGCACGCGCTCGCGGTGGCCGAGGCCGGTGCGGACGTCGTCGCGCTGGACGGGACGCAGCGGCCGCGCCCGGACGGTCGCGGTCTTGCCGAGGTCGTCGCCGCGGTGCAGGACCGGACCGGCAAGCTCGTGATGGCCGACTGCTCGACGTTCGAGGAAGGTGTTGCGGCCGCTGCCGCCGGGGCCGATCTGATCGGTACGACGCTGTCCGGCTATACGTCGTACACGTCCACGGTCGACGGTCCCGATCTCGAGCTGGTTGCCCGGCTGGCCGCGGCGATCGACAAGCCGGTGGTCGCGGAGGGCCGGATCCGCACCCCGGACCAGGCGGCCGCGGCGATCGCCGCCGGCGCCTGGAGCGTGGTCGTCGGCACCGCGATCACCCATCCCGGCGCCATCACCGGCTGGTTCACCGAGCGCCTGGGCCGGCTGTGA